The Anopheles gambiae chromosome 2, idAnoGambNW_F1_1, whole genome shotgun sequence genomic sequence GAAGCCATACTTAAGTGGAGCGTTGCGCCAACGGTCCACATCAGTAGTGGTTGATCCTCCCTTTGAACAGCATTAGTTCGTCTCTGGTACAGCAACGATGGAGAAGTGGGTTGGCAAGATAGCGCTGGTAACGGGCGCCAGCTCGGGCATCGGACAGGATGTGGCGCTTACGCTAGCGGACGCGGGCATGATCGTGGTAGGGATAGCGCGCCGTGCCGAGCTTGTCACGCTACTCTCCACCAAGGTGACCGGCGGCGGTAAGATTTACGCCAAAAAGTGTGATGTGAGCAACGAGGGAGAAATAATGGAAACGCTCAACTGGATCCGCCGCGAGTTCGGTGGCGTTGATGTGCTGATCAATAATGCAGGCATTTATCGCTATCAATTTATCACGCGTAAGTGTGGAAAGGATagtgcacgaaaaaaaaaaatagaaaaactcCATTGGTTCGTTACAATTCCAGAGAGTGAAACGTCCGATTTTCGCGACACCTTCAACGTGAATGTGCTGGCGACGTGCATTTTCATTCGCGAAGTGGTAAAGGACATGCAGGCAAGGGAAGCGTACGGTCACATCGTGGTGCTGAACAGCTTGCTGGGCAAACGCGTCCCGGACGTATCGGTGCCCGTGTTCGGCTTGTATCCGGCATCCAAGTTTGCGCTCGTTGGGATGACGGAAGTGTTGCGGCAAGAGTTAAACTTCCTCAAATTGCCCATCAAAGTTACGGTAAGATTGGTTAGATGGCTGTGGACAGGGACTAAGAAGATGATGACTGTGCTTATCTTTTCGTTTGTGGCGTGGGGGCACATCCCATCACCCCATTGCAGAGCATTCATCCTGGCATGGTGCAGACGGACATGATCAAGGTGTTCGAGTCGAAGCTAGCGGAACGACTACCAAAGCTCCAGGTGACGGACATTACCGCCAGCATCGTGCATTGCCTTGCAACACCTCCCGAAGTTCGTGTAAGTATAGTCGCTTGCGGTTACGCATCAATGAATCGTCAATGTATACGCAACAGGCTATCGGATTACTCTGGATTGACGGGGTCTGGTTTGATGGCTTGAAGCGGGCATCAAAAACCGGCTGTGTTATTCTATACTGCGACGAGGTTAACTTGGGTTCGGTTTAATTTCTTGTTTCAGATCGATGAGCTGACCATTATGCCAACCATGCAGTAAAAGGCCGTGGCCGCCAGCAAAAGGTAACCGTTGATTTGTTGTACAACACAAACGCAGAATTCAATAAAATATATGTTTGGAATTGTTGCTTTGAGTTGATGCATCTGTCGAGCTATGTCGGGTTCGGTTCATTGGAATGTGGTTCCAATTTGTACTAATTGACAGCAATCAATCCAGTCAAATGGGGATAAGGAAATGTTTCGTTAATCCAGCGCACAAATTCAATTAGCGTGACCTCAGGGTGCAATCTATCTGTAAAACTTGGATGGCATTTACTCTTCGTGGATCGTGACACTTCTAAACCAAATCATTAAAgtaaaacacatttcaacaaGAATTGTAAAACGTAATAGTGTCTCTGTTTTGCTTGCCTGCTCCATAAACCATTTCCCTTAATAACGGACACGTTTCGAGGCCGGTTGTATCAGCATAATCCAAATTGAATGATAGTTGTACTTACGATAAAAGCACTGTGCACTAAATGATGAATAACAACATTCTGCATTCGGTAGCAGGGATAACAAGAAAAAATGTGCCAAAAAGGTTGCACTGGTGCACTTCAACCACAACGCTGCAGAACGTATTGCAGAACGTTGCATAGGAGGATTCATTTTAGGGTAGGTAAGTTGCCAACGCTACTTTCGTTCTGGgggtgggtgtttttttctttttcgtcaTGTTCTTCGATTCCGCCGCCGAGAGCGAAACAGATCCACCACCAGCTGCACTCGGATGCAACAGTGCAACCGGAAATAATGGTCATGTTCTTGCGCGCTCGTGGAGGTTCGGTGTTCATCTAGATCGAAATGCTcgctcggtcggtcggtcggtcggtcggtatCTTCTGCTCCCGGGATTTTATGGAGCAGAAGAGGACGATAGGTATTTTATTAAAAGAATTATATCAACGAGCAGGTTGCAGCACGCTGCACTTGTGCACTGTGTGTTGCACTAATGCACCACACACCGCAATGCAATCGAATATGTACGCGATGTACATCGAGGCTGGATGCAAACACGATGCGCTGTGGATTAGGTACAGGAAAATGGCACGTTTTGAAAGTTGGAGTAATGGTTTCGTGATATGCGAAAGATGTAATAGTATAGACTGGATGCTGTAGCGTGATTTGCTACAGCAGCAGAGAGTAATTTGTTCAACAGTGAAACCTGTTGCAAAAACGATTATGTTATTGATACAGTTTTAGTATAACTATTTGCACAATTAATACTGGCTCGCAACGCGTGTCACTGGGTTTCCTGGGCCGGGAAGATCCAACAACCGACGCCATAGCTTTTGGAGGACCCATTCATTGCAACAGCACGCGACACAGGTAATAAATCGTAAAGAATCTTCTTTTGTGGTGGGTTACTTTCTACTAGAATGCATTCTAAGGACGCGTTATGCTACCAGTATCCCATTAATAGCGAATACCGAATGCAGCCCTAGCGAATGCGCATTTATTCTTGGTGATATGGGCCATTTCTccatttgctgctgttgcgcccGGTAAATTGCGAGAGATGTCATCTCCGctgggctgctgctgtgctgtgtcaGTATGTTTTGCGGCTTTGGAGTCGTCCTACCTCCGCACCTCACCGTACCGTGTTACAGGTTACAGTGTGCAGTCCGGGATGGAAAACCACTTCATAGATCAGCGCCCTCGGTGCGCTCACGTCCCGTGTGCGATGAGTTTCCACACTTTCCTAAATCCCATGCTACTACCACCCCATAACCATCCTTGGACGACCCGTTTCGGTGTTTTTCGCGGGCCGTGAGTTTTCGGTTTCGCTCCGTGTGGAATGTAAATTATTCAAAGtctgccgttgttgttgtgtgctggGGTGGCGCCTTTTTTTTGAAgcgtcgttttgttttgtgatgcttttttgtgtgtgtggagattGGTGGCACTCGCAACGATCCGCAGGACTAGCAGGAGCCACCCAGCTTCCAAGGGGAAAACTTGAAAAGCATTCCAAAAGCGTCTTCATCACCGAACATTGCTGTCCGGTGTGTCGAGtcgactctctctctctctctctctctctctctctctctctctctctctctctcccactctccCCCTTTGCACggaaattatttcaattttttcatCTTTCCACGATAATGCTGGTCCCCGTTCTTGTTTTTGACTCGCACCAGCACAAGAGAACACAATTTTCCATTCCCATGGCCATGGTTCTAGTTGTAGgagcttgtgtttttttagaaatgattataaaaatatatacccAGTACGGGGAGGTAACAATAACATATTTCGTGCAAATTTTGTTTCAACCGCTGCTGTCCTCGCTCTCCACAGCCAAGTGGCACGTGATGCTTCTCGCTGGACTTCATCTTCGTGAAGCTTTTGCCCTAGGTAGCTGGTGAGAGAGTGTAGTGTACGAGTAGTTGATGAAAGTTTGGTTCGGTTCCATCGGTCCAGAAGTGTGCATTATGCAGGTTTGTGCAGTTTTTGTAGCTCCTGCAGTTCCGTCTCGATGTCGGTGCGGGAGGTAGTGGTGGCCGAGGGCGGCCGCTTCGGGATCGACCAGAACCGCTGATCACGTCCAAACTGGCGTCCCTCGTCCATCGTTTCCGGCAGCTTTTGATGGAGCGTCTCCGGCAGGAAGATGGCGCTAACCGCACCGACCAGCATAATCAGTGCCATCGCCACGAACGGTAGCCGCAGGTCGCGACTAGTGCCGAGGTACACGATGTACGGTCCAACCGCACCGAACACGTTCGACACGATGATACCGAACGAGGTCCCAGTCTGCCGGAGTGACGTTGGGTACAGCTCGACCGACTGCAGGTACAGGGCGAAGTAGGTGACGCAGACAAAAAACTTCACCACAATGGCCAGCATCGTCACGTACAGCTCGGTACCGGGCCGATGGATGAGCAGCACGACGGGCAGGCAGGCGAGTGTGGCCGCGAGAAAGGCGCCACTGTTGGTAAACCGGCGCCCGAGTCGATCGCAGCACAGCTGGCCGAGCAGGTAGGCCGGCAGCTCCACCGCACCCTGCCAGAAGTTGTTCAGGAACGGGTTGCCACCCATCTGCAGACTGAGCAGGAACAGGGTAAACGTCGGTATGGTGTTGCAGATCCAGCTGAACAGCAGCAGGCCGGTCAGCTTGCTCATGTGCCACCCGCTGAAGAGGGACGCGATACCGTACGTCTTTTCGCGTTCGGGACGAGGCACGAGCGCTTTCAGCTGTTGCTCGGTCAGCTCGAACGGACGCCCATTGATGGTGGCAATTTTGCGCAACTGCGCCAGACACGCGCCGTAACGTCCTTGACTTGCCAGCCAGCGCGGGGACTCGATCGCGTAGCGGGGAAAGCAGTAGAACAGTAGGCAGGGCAGCGAGGTGACGATCATGAACCAGCTCCAGTCTCGCATCCACCAGAGGATGAGCGGGGCGAGACAGACGCCCGCAGTCCAACCGACCAGCTGCCAGAGGGAAAGGGCCGCCCGGTTAGCATCCTTCGAGATTTCCATCGCGATAATCAGGGGCGACTGGAAGGAGGTGTTGGTGGAGAAGCTACCGATGAAAGCGAGCGATGCGAACAGCCAGTAGCTGTGGGCGGAAAATATGGACAGTACTCGCCCGATGGCAGCCGTCGCTATGCTGAACAGGTACACCGGCAGTCGCCCGATTCTGCAAATGTGTGTATCAAAGAATCGCAAGGGAGTTAGAGCAGCTTCTAGCTGATTTCGAGGGCAATCTTACCGATCACCCAGCTGGCCAAGGATAAATGTCCCGCACACTTCGGAAACGCGCACGAAAGCAAACACATTCGTGCCGTACAGTTCCCGATCGCAGACCCAATCCTGCTCCGTCACCGGTGTACGATCGTAGTAGGTGCGATCGTAGTCGTATCCATACAGACAGGATACTGTCGCTGTTTTATTCGATGGTGGCATATAGTCGTCAGTGGTATGCTCATCATAAGAAATGTTGTACATCTCGCAGGAACTGTGCACATATTCTCCACGACTGTTATACTCCCTGGTTGAGGAAAGATAACATTGGGATTTAATAGACTTTGATCATATTTCCTCATTACTCGAAAAGTCCAAACATTGCAACACCAGCTGGAGTTAGTTGACTTGATGATAAGCTATCATAATTATACCTTCTACGGTATAATCTACGTGCTTACATGTCTTTTGTGTAAAGGGCCGGTTAAGCTTTGATATTTCCAAGTGCCAAAAGAATTAAACTGTTATCTCTCATGCAGCCTAGACTCGTGATTTGTGCACttagtgtgtgttggtgttttgctattaaatataaatatatatataaatataatattttaagCCTCCAACAATCTAACAtccaaaaaataagataaagaAAGACTGATGGTGAAGTTtggaattaattattttggGAGATGGTAAACAAAGCAATTAGTATTAAAAATAAGATGATGATAAAACTGTAtcataaaacataacaaaagcCAAATTAGTGTCATAAGCTCACACTAATCTCATGAACACCTCGTGCTCTCGGGCATTCCAATCAACTCACATTGGATACACAGTTGCCTTCCACTGATCGCTGCCCGTAGCGTTGAGCATTTCGTTGTCCGTGACCGGTATACGGCACCTGTGGTCCGGGACGGCCAGCACGAGCAACACATTCACCACACACATCGCGAAAAACAGTACCGCGATCACGTTAAAGATGATGTTGTACCGGCGCTGAAACGGACCATCGTTGCCGATTGATTCCATGATCCGATCGAACGCAGCATCTGCTCCAGCATTTTCGCTTGCGTCAGATGTCATTTTGTCTgtttcttctttccctccgCCAATGCCGTACACCGAGATCCGTGAACAAGATCGAGATCTGCCTGTAACTGATGCGAACGCGCTGCCAACATCCGAACGAACGCGTGAGAAACGGTCTCTTTAGCAGCACATGGTATCACTAACATTTGCACTGATATCACACGGTACACGGCTGGTACGTCGTTACCTTATCACACATCATTAACTTCTGGCTAGTCTCGCGCAAGCCTGTCGCTAGATACGGGATACGGGACTGTCTCCCTCGAGGGTCGGACTGCAGTGTCAGCTCCTCTGGTACGCTGTCATCGTGGGACGTTGTTGTCGCCGTCTATGCATTCAGTAAAAAGACGTCACCCGATTGAGAGACGCTCGCACGGAAACCTGTAGTTGTAACATCTGTAACCGTTTGGGTGTGAGCGAGGGAACGGCTCATGAACCAGCGCAGTGCATCGGCGGCGTGAACGCTGGCCGAGGGTCGTGATAAATACATTTCAACCGATtagtgttggtgttggtgcaaTAATATatctgtgttttttgtgtatgtgtgtgtgttaccatGGGCGTAGCATGATTGTGTTttggttcgtttgtttgtttgttgctctgTTTTAAGCAAGTCACTTACACGGTCGACTGCGCTCAGCTGCAACAGATGATGGCAATGCACTCGGTGCGCTGAGCGTAGTGATGGTCTGAATGGCTCAGTTGAAAGATCTATATtggaatttatttcattaagcACTATCTATGATGTTTCGAATCGTAACAGTTTATGGACGGCAAAATTGCATGACTTTGTATCGAAACCAATTGATCTGTTAAATGATAGGAATGTTGAATAAACAATTACCCATTAAACATGTTATCATTTTGAGCAATTACAAATAATCACATGCGATACCAGTCAGTTTATTCAGAAGCACAGTTCAACCGTTCAAATTGAAGTAAAATGTAGTAATAACTTGCTatcaaaattaacaaattaCTATTTTGTTATCTCAAAGAACAATCCTTTTCTTAATGTAATGATAATTAATATGATAGAAAATATTCTTTACAGCACTAACTCGATGTGATCAACACATTTCTGGAAGCATGGTGTAATATGATCTAAACTAGCTAGAGTAATCtaatatataatgtaaaacGAATGAAACATATGCaataaacacaacacaagTCGATAATGAAGAATCCAAGATTAACAATGGAGAAAGCGGTAGCGATTTCAAGGCAGCAATAGATATGAATTATGAAAATGGTTTCATGATTGAGTTTACTACTTGTTAAGCTGCTAAGCACTTTTTCAGCAACATCTTAGTTTTTAACAAGAAACATCACTAATATCACTAactttcgtgtaattttgtaaGTAGGGGctgttttagtcactttatgatttatttgatatgattctgactgaatataacagtttcaAAGCTTTGGTAatagtttttaatatttaatcaaaacggaaattattttgcaatttacaattgatgtgtcaaatcagtacaatttccTCAAAGagttgtcaaatttagaaatccgcgtatctccgaatcttCGTATAAGAAGtgccgtgtatctcggggaccgcctgtatatatTTTTACTCTTATTATTTTCATACTTTTAAATCCTTACCTCTCATCGTTATCTGTAATTCGCAACAGTCAGGGCTGCTTCCGAAAGTTAACAACGAAAAGCAGAACTATTACTAAAGTACGCGAAATTATTCTGCACGTGATTTTGAATGCCGCATACAGCTGATTGTCTGGAAGTAGATTTCCAGTTGCAAGAAATGCAAAACATACCTGTAAATGCaaaattcatttaaacaaCAAAAGCGGAAACTTCCAACGGTCACGTAATTCGCTCAGGGCACCGAAAAAGCACACAGTGACCAAAATTGGCGAATAAAGAATCAACTACGAAAACATCTCCTTTCTTCCAGGTCGCCAAAAATGTTCCCGAAACGTAATGGCTTACTACtaactactgctgctactaggtgataaaaaagtaaaccaaTAAATTGTCGCATTTAATCTGTCGCCGATTCAACGCCGTTTCCATCAGCCCACAGGGGGAGGGGATGGAGTCCCCACGCACCAATGTCCAGAATGTGGAAATCGTGGAAAAGTTAAAACAAATACCGAAGGAAAATATTCTTAAGCATCCGTAGGTGGTTCACAAAGAGGACGACAGAAAGACAACCAATGCTGAATTCTTGGCAACCATTCCGGTTGACAAGAAACCTCGGAAGAGAATGGCTGGGGTTGGCAGGACGCCTCTGGGCAGCCGGTACCGAACGGTCGCAACGGTGACATGTGACACCGGTCGTGGCGTCCGTGTCCGATTCTGTTTGGAATTGCTTCTTTCATGAGACGATCGGGATTTGTGGGAATTTTCTTCAACACAAACACCTTCCGCTGGTTAGCTGCTATCCATTTCCTTTCCAACAGCACCCGAACCCCTAGATGGAATTGGAATTTAAGGGTTGAAACAGTAGTCGGTTGAGTTTAGTTCGGGAAAGTGCTTTGCTTTGGCATCGTTCAACCGCTGCATCCTTGTACAGTTTGAAAGAAAAGTGCAGTATGATCCTGTCTGGGCGTGTGTATGCTTCCGATGATGACGACAGCTTCAGTGTGAGGGAACAAGTGTGAGGTAGAGGGAAAGTGTATGTCAGTCGCTTTTTAGTTcttaaaatgcaataaaaacaaatttaattgtaCATGCTGACAGATTCTTGCCAGCCGGAAAGAGCACGCAAGCTGAAGCGTATTTATCCTTACAAGCCATATCGTCCCTTGGTCtagaaggaaaagaaggaaaagaagagaaatgAAAAGGTCGGGATGAGGATGGGGCGAAAAAGTTTCACTACCATCCTTCACCAGCTTCCTCTTTGTGAGGGTAGGGAAGAAGTTAAACTCATCCCAGCATGTTGGGCGATCGTATGCGCTAACTTCACCGGCAGCCGGGTAAATGTACTATTTAAAGCTAAAAACTTTTGTCCCTTTTTCACCACTCACTTCCCATGTCTCACAGAATGAACTAGAATGACACTAGAATGGCAATACGGCTGCCAGTTGCTTTTGGCACCATCAAAATATCCCCCGTCGTCCGAACTATTTTGTGAGCACAGTGAACAGTTTGCGTAGTcccgtgttttgtgttttacggGAGCTAAAGCACAAACAACCCTCGGGCGGCACTTGGCCCTCATTAAATGGTCgattaaaagaaagaaacaaaaaacagcataCCAACCTCCGTTTTTATTTGATGAATCGGATTATGTTTAACATAAATAAGAGCACACTACCGAGCATCCTCACACCGACGGTTGTTTTGAGGTTAGCTGGAGGGTTTACTTTTATTGCGTATGTGGAGTCCTGTTGGTTGCTGC encodes the following:
- the LOC1273927 gene encoding farnesol dehydrogenase isoform X1, whose protein sequence is MEKWVGKIALVTGASSGIGQDVALTLADAGMIVVGIARRAELVTLLSTKVTGGGKIYAKKCDVSNEGEIMETLNWIRREFGGVDVLINNAGIYRYQFITQSETSDFRDTFNVNVLATCIFIREVVKDMQAREAYGHIVVLNSLLGKRVPDVSVPVFGLYPASKFALVGMTEVLRQELNFLKLPIKVTSIHPGMVQTDMIKVFESKLAERLPKLQVTDITASIVHCLATPPEVRVSIVACGYASMNRQCIRNRLSDYSGLTGSGLMA
- the LOC1273927 gene encoding farnesol dehydrogenase isoform X2, yielding MEKWVGKIALVTGASSGIGQDVALTLADAGMIVVGIARRAELVTLLSTKVTGGGKIYAKKCDVSNEGEIMETLNWIRREFGGVDVLINNAGIYRYQFITQSETSDFRDTFNVNVLATCIFIREVVKDMQAREAYGHIVVLNSLLGKRVPDVSVPVFGLYPASKFALVGMTEVLRQELNFLKLPIKVTSIHPGMVQTDMIKVFESKLAERLPKLQVTDITASIVHCLATPPEVRIDELTIMPTMQ
- the LOC1273926 gene encoding carcinine transporter, which gives rise to MTSDASENAGADAAFDRIMESIGNDGPFQRRYNIIFNVIAVLFFAMCVVNVLLVLAVPDHRCRIPVTDNEMLNATGSDQWKATVYPMEYNSRGEYVHSSCEMYNISYDEHTTDDYMPPSNKTATVSCLYGYDYDRTYYDRTPVTEQDWVCDRELYGTNVFAFVRVSEVCGTFILGQLGDRIGRLPVYLFSIATAAIGRVLSIFSAHSYWLFASLAFIGSFSTNTSFQSPLIIAMEISKDANRAALSLWQLVGWTAGVCLAPLILWWMRDWSWFMIVTSLPCLLFYCFPRYAIESPRWLASQGRYGACLAQLRKIATINGRPFELTEQQLKALVPRPEREKTYGIASLFSGWHMSKLTGLLLFSWICNTIPTFTLFLLSLQMGGNPFLNNFWQGAVELPAYLLGQLCCDRLGRRFTNSGAFLAATLACLPVVLLIHRPGTELYVTMLAIVVKFFVCVTYFALYLQSVELYPTSLRQTGTSFGIIVSNVFGAVGPYIVYLGTSRDLRLPFVAMALIMLVGAVSAIFLPETLHQKLPETMDEGRQFGRDQRFWSIPKRPPSATTTSRTDIETELQELQKLHKPA